Part of the Streptomyces sp. NBC_01353 genome, GGGGCGGCAGCGCGAGGTTCTGGAAGATACGGGCGACCCCGAGGTCTGCGATCTTGTGCGGGGGCAGGGCCGTGAGGTCGTGCTTGCCGAAACGGACGCTGCCCGAGGTCGCTTTGTAGACCCCGGAGAGGACGTTGAAGCAGGTGGACTTGCCGGCGCCGTTGGGGCCGATGACGGCGTGGACGGTGCCGGGGCGGACGGTGAAGCCGACGGAGTCGAGGGCTGTCAGCCCGGCGAAACGGACGGTGAGGTCACGGACTTCGAGGGCGGGTACGGACACGGCGGTGGCCCGGTCCGCCTCGGCGGCTGCCTCGCCGGGGGGCGGGAGCTGGCTCATCGGTTCTCCCCACGGGACGGCATCGGGCGGGAGTCGGCGGCGCGCGGTGTGCGGCCGGCCGTGGGTGGTTCGGCGGTCGTCGTCATCGGCCGCCCTCCCAGCGGGCCAGGACCGGGTGCGTGGTGGCGGCGCCCGCCGCGTCGGCGGCGGCGTCCTCGTCCACGACGCCCAGGTAGCGGCGGCGGACCTCGTCGGAGGCGGCGAGTTCGGCGGCCGGGCCGGAGAGGGTGACCTCGCCGACCTCCAGAACGTACGCCCGGGAGGCGAGCCGCAGCGCGAGCGCCGCGTTCTGCTCGACGAGCAGCACGGCCGTGCCCTGGGCGTTGATCTCGCGGATGGTGTCGGCGATCCGGGCGGCCATCAGCGGCGCGAGGCCGAGCGAGGGCTCGTCCAGGAGCAGCAGTTTCGGTGAGGCCATCAGGGCACGCCCGACGGCGAGCATCTGCTGTTCGCCGCCGGAGAGCAGCCCGGCGCGCTGGTGGGCGCGCTCGGAGAGGACGGGGAAGAGTTCGTGGACCCGTTTCAGGGCCGCCGCCTTCGCGGCGCGGTCTCCCGGCGCGCCGAGCGCTCCCGCCCGCAGGTTGTCCTCGACGGTCATCCGGGCGAAGACCTGACGGCCTTCCGGCACCTGAGAGACCCCCGCGGCCACGATCCGGTCGGGTGCGAGCCCGCCGATCTCCCGGCCGCCGAGGCTGACGGCGCCGGAGGTGACGGCTCCGCCGTGGAACGGCAGAGTGCGCGAGATGGCCCGCAACAGCGTGGACTTGCCCGCGCCGTTGCCGCCGAGGACGGTGACGACGCTGCCCTCCGGCACGGCGAGCGACACCTGCCGCAGGGCGCGTACCGGTCCGTATCCCGCCGACAGGTCCGCCACCTCGAGGGCGAGTGCGGTACCTCCCATGGTTCCCCTTCCGTGGGCCCGTTCAATGGCGCTCACCCCAACACCGCGTGGGGCCGTGCGTCCACGTGCGGCGGCCGAAACGCTGCCGGTGACCAGCGGGCGCGGCGGTGGGTTGTGCACGCGCACAACACCGCGTGTCAGGGGCCTGTCGGGAAGGGGTGCGGGGTGGCATCCTCCGGGCATGGGACGGCGCAGACCGCGGACCGGCGATGACTGGAAGCTGCTGGCAGAGGCGTGCACGGCGCTTCTGGAGCGGCTGCCCGAGCTGGTGGACGAGCATCTGAGGGAGTTGCACGCGTACGAGCCGGCGTACGGCCGGATCGTGCCGTACGACCAGCACTGGCAGGAGGCC contains:
- a CDS encoding ABC transporter ATP-binding protein; translation: MGGTALALEVADLSAGYGPVRALRQVSLAVPEGSVVTVLGGNGAGKSTLLRAISRTLPFHGGAVTSGAVSLGGREIGGLAPDRIVAAGVSQVPEGRQVFARMTVEDNLRAGALGAPGDRAAKAAALKRVHELFPVLSERAHQRAGLLSGGEQQMLAVGRALMASPKLLLLDEPSLGLAPLMAARIADTIREINAQGTAVLLVEQNAALALRLASRAYVLEVGEVTLSGPAAELAASDEVRRRYLGVVDEDAAADAAGAATTHPVLARWEGGR